The DNA segment GCATTTTCTCATCCGCGATGCGAAGCTTACGGGTCATTCCAACAACCTAAACCTGGCATTCTTCAACATGAATGCTTATATCAGCGTCATTTACTTCGCGTTCACTGTGCTGGATGCAGTAGTGCGATAATCAGTGGAATAATATGGAAAAACGAATTCTTATTGCCGTGACTGGTGCCTCAGGCTCTATCTATGCAGAGCGACTTGTTGATGTTTTGCGACAAAGGGTGGACAGAGTCTATCTTCTGTTTTCTGAGACTGGTGCTAAAGTTGTGCGTCATGAGCTTTCAGCACACAATGACGGTTTTTCGCTGGCTAAGGCAGCTGCCGGAGAGCTCGAGCCCGCGGATCGACCTGTGGTCAGGTTGCTAAGAAATGACGACTTATTTGCTCCAGTCGCCAGCGGGTCGTCCGCCCCTACGGCTATGGTGATCCTGCCTGCTTCGATGGGTTGCATCGGACGGATTGCTCACGGCGTGTCTGGCAATCTCGTCGAACGCTCAGCCGATGTTTGTATGAAACAAAAAAGACCATTGATCATTTGTCCTAGAGAGTCGCCCCTAAATGCAATCCACCTGCGGAATATGCTCGAACTGGCAAATCTGGGCTGCCATATCGTGCCAGCCATGCCGGGATTCTACCAACGACCTGAAAACATAGGTGAATTGGTCGATTTTATGGTAGGGAGGGTGATGGAGTGCCTGGGAATGGAGCACGATTTATACCCCGCCTGGAACTCAAGAATGCGGTGATCCCGTCTCAAAGGGAGGCAACAGATCGGTATGTTACACTTTTTTGCACTTTGGACCCTGACGGCCCTGGCCTTTATGATTACTGCATACGTAGTCCCTGGATTTCAGGTCAGTGGCTTCCTTTCAGCCTTAACGGCCGCTGCGATTTTCGGATTGGTTAATGCGCTAGTCCGGCCGCTTTTAGTGTTCCTTACTTTTCCAATCACACTTGTTACGCTCGGAGCCTTTCTACTGGTCGTAAATGCACTATGCCTTCTCATTGCGAGTGCCATGACACCGGGGTTTGAAATCAAGGGATTTGCAGCCGCGATGTTTGGGTGGTTGGTCCTGTCTCTAGTTTCATGGGGACTTAATCGACTGGCTCTAGCCCTGTGAGTTTACTTTTAAGCTCGATCGCTAGGCCGGATTGGGGGCAAGCTCTTCAAACTCGCCCAACCGTCTGTTTTTACGGACGTTATCCCACGAGAATATGCGTCCATTCATGGCTAGGTAGACTCCTACCGGAAGAGTCTGCACAAAGGCCACCGCGCTACCCATATTGAACAATCCATCTGAACTACCGAAGGTGAACGGTACCATGGCACCAGTGAGTACCACTGTCTTATTGAGACCCTGCAGTCCCAAATTTCTAGCGGTCTCGACCATGGTGTCAGTGCCGTGAGTAATAACGATCTTATCCTCGCGACAATTTTTACAATTGTTCACGATAATTTC comes from the Deltaproteobacteria bacterium genome and includes:
- a CDS encoding UbiX family flavin prenyltransferase, with product MEKRILIAVTGASGSIYAERLVDVLRQRVDRVYLLFSETGAKVVRHELSAHNDGFSLAKAAAGELEPADRPVVRLLRNDDLFAPVASGSSAPTAMVILPASMGCIGRIAHGVSGNLVERSADVCMKQKRPLIICPRESPLNAIHLRNMLELANLGCHIVPAMPGFYQRPENIGELVDFMVGRVMECLGMEHDLYPAWNSRMR
- a CDS encoding phage holin family protein produces the protein MLHFFALWTLTALAFMITAYVVPGFQVSGFLSALTAAAIFGLVNALVRPLLVFLTFPITLVTLGAFLLVVNALCLLIASAMTPGFEIKGFAAAMFGWLVLSLVSWGLNRLALAL
- a CDS encoding asparaginase, which produces ELDGSLVFGDTHVSEILSLGRCKLPIKIRTLMMVDSLEMTAEDREIIVNNCKNCREDKIVITHGTDTMVETARNLGLQGLNKTVVLTGAMVPFTFGSSDGLFNMGSAVAFVQTLPVGVYLAMNGRIFSWDNVRKNRRLGEFEELAPNPA